A genomic segment from Nitrospirota bacterium encodes:
- a CDS encoding phospholipase D family protein yields the protein MLNPNSRSLYTSALTPPPGMIFDEAIATTFSMDPALLLEAPVYLALITSWGQAEPDPLSILEAIRRYSKRITVYVQKGRIQVPQIAKPNPLFGFLEGMVVEVKAPNGGVFHPKVWAIRFVSPDKSGSMLRLVVLTRNMTFDQSWDLSLQLEGTIGGRKAKVNKPLAHFFKSLPGLATGDVDQARIEQTIRFSEDMHRAQWELPDGFDELAFYLPGTKEFDWEPPTSNKMAVISPFCSDEALQSLVKKTKSADALISRPESLISIKKDTLSLFSQCLHLDEAAETEDGEEDNQSDQPLSTGLHAKVYLFETRYYSDYTHIIMGSANATNAALRASKNVEILVGLIGKKNKVGGIDELLGTDGLGEYLIPFDSPKEAAIDTGRQEAEAYIENARLQLADADLSIVCQSIPKEKLWSLTLTG from the coding sequence ATGCTGAATCCAAACTCCCGAAGCCTTTACACTTCAGCCCTCACTCCTCCACCGGGGATGATTTTCGACGAGGCCATTGCAACGACGTTTTCAATGGACCCAGCCCTGCTGCTTGAAGCTCCCGTGTACCTTGCTTTGATAACAAGCTGGGGGCAGGCTGAGCCTGATCCCTTGTCAATCCTTGAGGCCATACGGAGGTACTCAAAGAGAATTACCGTATATGTTCAAAAAGGTCGAATTCAGGTGCCCCAGATCGCCAAGCCAAATCCACTTTTTGGTTTTCTGGAAGGAATGGTCGTAGAGGTTAAGGCTCCAAACGGAGGGGTCTTCCATCCGAAAGTGTGGGCTATCCGGTTTGTCAGCCCGGACAAAAGCGGCTCAATGCTCAGGCTGGTTGTCTTAACCAGAAATATGACGTTTGATCAATCTTGGGACCTTTCGCTTCAGCTCGAAGGCACAATCGGAGGACGCAAAGCAAAGGTCAATAAACCCCTGGCACACTTCTTCAAATCACTTCCCGGGCTTGCCACAGGAGACGTTGATCAGGCCAGAATCGAGCAGACAATCAGGTTTTCAGAGGATATGCATAGAGCCCAATGGGAGCTTCCCGATGGTTTTGATGAATTGGCCTTCTATCTTCCCGGGACCAAAGAGTTTGACTGGGAACCGCCAACGTCAAATAAAATGGCTGTTATCTCACCATTCTGCTCTGACGAGGCCCTTCAATCCTTGGTGAAGAAAACCAAATCGGCAGACGCATTAATATCCAGGCCTGAGTCCCTAATAAGTATAAAAAAGGACACACTCAGCCTTTTTTCACAGTGTCTTCATCTGGACGAAGCTGCGGAAACCGAAGATGGTGAGGAAGACAATCAGTCGGACCAGCCACTCTCTACTGGCTTGCATGCCAAGGTTTACCTGTTCGAGACACGTTACTATTCTGACTACACGCACATAATAATGGGTTCCGCTAATGCTACAAACGCAGCGTTGCGGGCCTCCAAAAATGTCGAAATACTCGTTGGCCTGATAGGCAAGAAGAACAAAGTTGGCGGCATCGATGAGCTTCTTGGGACGGATGGATTAGGGGAATATCTCATCCCATTCGACTCCCCCAAGGAGGCCGCCATAGATACTGGAAGGCAAGAGGCGGAGGCGTATATAGAGAATGCTCGCCTCCAACTGGCAGACGCGGACCTCTCAATAGTATGCCAGAGTATACCCAAGGAGAAGCTATGGTCTTTAACACTGACTGGAG
- a CDS encoding LAGLIDADG family homing endonuclease, which yields MAIYRQTNKITSEEAAYIAGLIDGEGTISLSRKHRADNRQLVVSISNTERNLLNYVQETVGAGLITTKRTSRDNHTPSFTYSISNRQALDLLKQITPYLKSYKFGRATLVIDNYVRLTPRNGRYTSNQIEERESFIQQFFCLSSK from the coding sequence ATGGCAATATACAGGCAAACAAATAAAATTACATCTGAAGAAGCAGCTTACATCGCTGGCCTGATTGATGGAGAAGGAACTATTTCACTGAGCAGGAAGCATAGAGCTGATAATCGTCAGCTCGTTGTAAGCATCAGTAATACAGAACGTAATCTGCTCAATTACGTCCAAGAAACAGTAGGTGCAGGTCTAATTACAACTAAGCGCACTTCACGCGATAATCATACACCAAGTTTTACATATTCAATCTCAAACAGGCAAGCGCTGGACCTACTAAAGCAGATTACTCCCTATTTGAAGTCTTATAAGTTTGGTCGAGCAACATTGGTTATTGATAACTATGTCAGGTTGACTCCACGAAATGGAAGATATACCTCTAATCAGATAGAAGAGAGAGAATCATTCATTCAGCAATTTTTTTGCCTGAGTTCAAAATAA